The genomic region ACGAGCTTGCAGGCGTAGCCCGGGACCTCGACGCGGCCGGTTACGAGCGAGTCGACCAGGTCACCGAGCGCGGTCAGTTCGCGATCCGCGGTGGCATCCTCGATGTCTTCGCCGCGACTGAGGACCGTGCGGCGCGGGTTGAGTTCTTCGGCGACGAGATCGATTCGATGCGGTGGTTCTCGACCTTCACGCAGCGCTCGCTCGGTGACGCGACCCGGCTCGACCTCGCTCCGGCCGCCGAGCTCGACGTCGAGCACCGGGAGCTGGCCGAATTGGCGATCGCCGGCGCGCTCGAAGACGGCATCCGGCCGGATCTGGCCGAGGTCCTGCCGATCGAGCACTTCCGGGCGCCGCTGGACCTGATCCCGGAGTCCGCGGTGGTCATCCTCGCCGCGGAGGAAGAGATCGAGCCGGCCCTCAAGGACCACTGGGAGGACGCGACCACGGCCATGCACGCCGCGGACGCCCAGCACCTCTACGAAGACGTCGCCGAGCCGCTGGCCGAGCGCGCGGCCGTCGTCTTCTCCCGCCCGGTCGACGGTGCGACGGATGAATCCGGGGAGCAGCCCTTTCGGGCCACGCTGGCCGAGACGCCGGCCCGCAACCTGAAAGAGGCCGAGGCCGAGATCGAGAAGCTGGTCGGCTCGGGCTATCGCACCGTGATCGCCTTCGAGTCCCGTGGCGAGGCCGAACGAACCCGTTACGGCATGGACCGGATCGACGCGAGGATCCTCGACGACGGTCGCCTGCCGGCCGATCCCGGCGTGTCCCTGACCGAAGCGCGGATCAGCGAAGGCTTCATCTCGCCGGAGATGAAGATCGCGATCGTGCCGTTCCGCCGGCTGCTCCACCGACGGCGGCGGGCCGAAGAACGGGCGCCGGAAGGAGCCCGCGGGCGCCTGACCTTCTCCGACCTCCGGGTCGGCGACTACGTCGTCCACGAAGACCACGGCGTCGCCCGGTTCGCCGGCTTCGAGACCCGGGAGGTCGGCGGGATCACCCGGGACTACCTCTACCTCGAATACAAGGGCGAGGACCGGGTCTACGTGCCCACCGACCAGTTCGCAAAGCTCTCGCGGTACGCGGGCTCGGCCGGATCACCGACCCTCTCGGCCCTCGGCGGCAAAAAGTGGTTGAACATGAAAGCGCGGGCCCAGCGGGCCGCGGCCGAGATCGCCGGCGACCTGGTCAACCTCTACGCCGAGCGCCGCACCCGCAGCGGACACGCCTTCGCTGCCGACTCCGAATGGCAGATGCAGCTCGAGGCGGCGTTCCCCTACCGCGAGACCGCCGACCAGATCGAAGCGATTGAGGCGGTCAAGTCCGACATGGAAGCGGCGCGGCCGATGGACCGCTTGGTCTGCGGCGATGTCGGCTACGGCAAGACCGAAGTCGCGATCCGGGCCGCGGTCAAGGCCGCTTCCGACGGCAAGCAGGTGATGATCCTGGCGCCGACGACGATCCTCGCCCAGCAGCACCTCGGCACCTTCCGGGAGCGCCTCGCCGACCTGCCGTTCCGGGTCGACGCGGTCAGCCGCCTGCGCAAGCCGGCCGAGGTCAAGGCGGCCATTGCCGCCTACGGCAAGGGCGAGGTCGACATTCTGATCGGCACCCACCGGCTGCTATCGCGGGACGTGCGGGCCAAGGACCTCGGGCTGATCGTGGTCGATGAAGAGCAACGATTCGGGGTCAAGCAGAAGGAACTGCTGCGCCAGCTGAAGCTCAAGGTCGACGTGTTATCGATGTCGGCCACCCCGATCCCGCGGACCCTGCAGATGTCGATGGCCGGCCTGCGCGACATCTCGGTGATCGAAACGCCGCCCGAAGGCCGGCGACCGGTGCGCACCTACGTCGGACCGTGGGACGAGGCGCTGGTCGAGCGGGCGATCAAGCGCGAGGTCGCGCGCGACGGCCAG from Thermoleophilia bacterium harbors:
- the mfd gene encoding transcription-repair coupling factor, producing the protein MSRPADHVFTGLPRYALNGDATVHVAAVATCNIVDGRLSLRPIIELVLEDPRVISLAGRVRAAADGGDRVEARVSAALRPALLAALLEDDAALQDRPALIVTPDDRSARDLALSLRAYLGDRKVRSYPSRGTGYASQVTPPPHLIGLRIDALDSFGRDERTPAVVVASAIALAEAIPDASLRPAGFSIEIGEEYELAGVARDLDAAGYERVDQVTERGQFAIRGGILDVFAATEDRAARVEFFGDEIDSMRWFSTFTQRSLGDATRLDLAPAAELDVEHRELAELAIAGALEDGIRPDLAEVLPIEHFRAPLDLIPESAVVILAAEEEIEPALKDHWEDATTAMHAADAQHLYEDVAEPLAERAAVVFSRPVDGATDESGEQPFRATLAETPARNLKEAEAEIEKLVGSGYRTVIAFESRGEAERTRYGMDRIDARILDDGRLPADPGVSLTEARISEGFISPEMKIAIVPFRRLLHRRRRAEERAPEGARGRLTFSDLRVGDYVVHEDHGVARFAGFETREVGGITRDYLYLEYKGEDRVYVPTDQFAKLSRYAGSAGSPTLSALGGKKWLNMKARAQRAAAEIAGDLVNLYAERRTRSGHAFAADSEWQMQLEAAFPYRETADQIEAIEAVKSDMEAARPMDRLVCGDVGYGKTEVAIRAAVKAASDGKQVMILAPTTILAQQHLGTFRERLADLPFRVDAVSRLRKPAEVKAAIAAYGKGEVDILIGTHRLLSRDVRAKDLGLIVVDEEQRFGVKQKELLRQLKLKVDVLSMSATPIPRTLQMSMAGLRDISVIETPPEGRRPVRTYVGPWDEALVERAIKREVARDGQIFFLHNRVESLDEAAERLRALVPGLRVGVAHGQMEENQLENAMLTFMRGEADCLVATTIIESGIDIPAANTLIVERADHLGLAQAYQIRGRVGRSRERAFAYLLYPSEESLTSEASTRLATLADHTELGSGFKIAMRDLDIRGAGNLLGDEQSGHVAAVGFELYCQLIDDAVAEMSDRSAADETTQPVRLDVGVDAYLPISYIPFEAAKIDVHRRIAGARRAGELRMIRDELADRFGPMPTEVDNLLTLQAARINLGEAGAEAVQFRGNKLTVSGVELDSESAETLRQAVDGVLYDWRAKEVSVRVDNDPEVRLEVISALAEACKNVRVDMLSNS